From Anopheles coluzzii chromosome 3, AcolN3, whole genome shotgun sequence, the proteins below share one genomic window:
- the LOC120959473 gene encoding uncharacterized protein LOC120959473 isoform X1, whose translation MVSRSVLFAVLSLLCNGIDAFHNLFPIDIGLSEEDPFLTTEREEFDDCHLRYMRYGKDELDIPEPLRAYEEPRDYSHIATIGRRRNGGTIDWTCMGALIWDSVVITSAQCTDEGNGIPSVVRLGGTKYVQVINIKEVIRHPDFLPSNGQNDIALLQLDRKIIINETAVPTCLWLFDGVPFQKLDSIGRTAASRRQQTPEFVTEEMTTVNVKSEDCFAPMTRNQGLPESQLCMETLKQNADNCQDIPEGNPLQARLLHNFQTSPFLIGLVTSSFTSGSCNRRRGYTKIGSHRDWLMQVLLERNVSVTPEDFFPVVCANRFRGLRPRADELVLERNGDIPVNSIQVEFVRDRDLQYIVQFRWPSDAKNVPQINCAGTFVDQQTVLTLAECVIATTPEGVQPTDVVQVSRFRNTSYPIKSITVHPHYVKSSQKNNIAVVKLQSRQDVVPACVWTHRILPDSRVDLTGAGMSTLNNFQESIFVEDDLTNAFVQPAMDHYPWANCSTELGQLVGGNRSLDGLTKNEHLCFRSDQWIVPGVCEDVPGAPVLRYINRAGAFFKYVYALTVAGQTCGHGIPTIAVQLAPHAAWLRSVILDKSNSGGQKASESVIVINPDLKRSDECSNGDGTMGICVPYAMCLSTKERLRKGERVTLCTDGTVVCCPWGDIARNSGGDLIRTELDSCENRYHSLRRQRYSGFSQNESLYSNLPHVAEVGWPQNNGGIAFECFGYLITSSIIVTSARCLETYSYKPVVARIGSVQAADSSNYIIQTIRRVRVHDDYDSQTGANNIGLLILAAPIEINEYHFPGCLYRNNTHLPTRQFAISNDRDATFFLKVSPIYQSECQQRLTVPLVSGQMCLLKAQPEGVYNPRNKCLRTGDVMVWEHRTEEEDVMDVVYLVGLFSHGGCNVENVQIGTRISSYYDWIIANGK comes from the exons ATGGTGTCTCGGTCGGTATTGTTTGCGGTGTTATCGCTTCTTTGCAACGGCATTGATG CTTTCCACAACCTGTTCCCAATCGACATTGGTTTAAGCGAAGAAGATCCTTTTTTAACCACTGAAAGGGAAGAGTTTGATG ATTGCCATCTACGTTACATGCGATATGGAAAAGATGAATTAGATATCCCCGAACCGCTTCGGGCCTATGAAGAGCCTCGTGATTACAGCCATATTGCTACCATTGGAAGGAGACGGAACGGAGGCACGATCGATTGGACATGCATGGGTGCACTGATATGGGACAGCGTTGTGATTACTTCAGCTCAATGCACAGACGAagg GAACGGAATACCAAGTGTCGTTCGACTAGGAGGAACCAAATACGTGCAGGTGATAAATATCAAGGAAGTTATACGACATCCTGACTTTTTGCCTAGCAATGGTCAAAATGATATCGCTCTGCTTCAGTTGGACAGGAAAATCAT AATCAACGAAACAGCTGTACCAACATGCCTTTGGCTGTTTGACGGGGTACCTTTTCAGAAGCTTGACTCTATTGGACGTACAGCTG CAAGTAGAAGGCAACAAACACCTGAATTCGTAACCGAGGAGATGACCACAGTGAATGTGAAAAGTGAAGACTGCTTTGCACCAATGACACGCAATCAGGGACTTCCAGAGTCACAGCTTTGCATggaaacattaaaacaaaatgcagACAACTGCCAG GATATACCAGAAGGCAATCCTTTACAAGCCCGGCTGCTGCATAATTTTCAAACCAGCCCCTTTTTGATTGGACTAGTGACTTCCAGCTTTACTTCTGGCTCTTGTAATCGTCGACGAGGATATACGAAGATCGGATCCCATCGTGACTGGCTGATGCAGGTGTTGCTAGAGCGAAATGTATCTGTAACTCCGGAAGATTTCTTTCCGGTAGTTTGCGCCAATCGTTTCCGCGGATTACGGCCACGAGCAGATGAACTGGTGTTGGAACGGAACGGAGATATCCCAGTAAATAGTATACAGGTGGAATTTGTCCGTGACAGAGACTTGCAGTATATAGTGCAGTTTAGATGGCCATCGGATGCTAAAAATGTGCCTCAAATAAATTGTGCCGGTACGTTCGTTGATCAGCAAACGGTTCTAACACTGGCAGAATGTGTCATCGCTACTACACCGGAAGG AGTTCAACCAACAGATGTAGTTCAGGTTTCGCGGTTTAGAAATACGTCATACCCTATTAAATCTATTACTGTGCATCCTCATTATGTTAAAAGCTCTCAGAAAAACAATATTGCAGTGGTCAAATTGCAATCTCGTCAAGATGTAGTTCCAGCATGTGTGTGGACGCACAGGATCCTACCGGACAGTAGAGTTGACTTGACTGGGGCTGGAATGAGCACTTTAAACAACTTTCAAGAATCCATCTTCGTAGAGGACG ACCTCACCAATGCCTTCGTACAACCTGCCATGGATCACTATCCCTGGGCGAACTGCTCAACCGAGTTGGGGCAGCTGGTGGGTGGCAATCGTTCATTGGATGGTTTGACAAAAAACGAACACCTATGTTTCCGCAGCGATCAATGGATAGTACCGGGTGTATGCGAGGATGTTCCTGGAGCACCAGTACTGCGTTACATAAATCGTGCTGGTGCCTTCTTTAAGTACGTATACGCGTTGACCGTTGCAGGACAGACTTGTGGCCATGGAATACCGACAATCGCTGTACAACTAGCCCCGCACGCCGCCTGGTTGCGATCCGTTATTCTCGACAAAAGTAACTCTGGTGGGCAGAAAGCTTCAGAATCAGTGATTGTAATCAATCCGGATCTGAAACGAAGTGATGAATGCAGCAATGGGGATGGTACAATGGGTATTTGCGTACCGTATGCAATGTGCCTTAGCACTAAGGAACGCTTGCGTAAAGGTGAACGAGTGACACTTTGTACGGACGGTACGGTCGTTTGCTGTCCTTGGGGTGATATTGCGAGAAATTCTGGCGGTGATCTAATTCGCACCGAGCTCGACAGCTGTGAAAATCGTTATCATTCGTTACGTCGTCAACGCTATTCGGGATTTAGTCAAAACGAGTCCCTGTACAGCAATCTACCCCATGTAGCCGAAGTCGGTTGGCCTCAGAACAATGGAGGGATAGCGTTTGAGTGTTTTGGATATCTAATCACCTCCAGTATAATAGTGACGAGTGCCCGTTGTTTGGAAACGTACTCCTACAAACCGGTAGTGGCACGAATTGGATCAGTGCAAGCCGCTGACTCATCGAACTACATTATCCAAACTATTCGTCGGGTTCGTGTCCATGACGACTACGACTCGCAAACTGGTGCCAACAACATAGGGCTGCTAATTCTTGCAGCGCCGATAGAAATTAATGAATATCATTTCCCAGGATGTTTATATCGGAATAACACACATCTACCTACGCGACAGTTTGCTATAAGCAATG ATCGAGATGCAACATTTTTCTTGAAAGTATCGCCTATTTATCAGAGCGAGTGTCAGCAGCGTTTGACAGTGCCGCTCGTTTCTGGGCAGATGTGTCTACTGAAAGCTCAACCGGAAGGAGTGTACAATCCAAGAAATAAGTGCCTTAGAACTGGCGATGTGATGGTGTGGGAGCATCGCACTGAGGAAGAGGACGTGATGGACGTCGTGTATTTGGTAGGTCTTTTTAGCCATGGTGGTTGTAATGTGGAAAATGTACAGATTGGAACACGAATTTCATCCTACTATGATTGGATAATAGCGAATGGTAAATAG
- the LOC120959473 gene encoding uncharacterized protein LOC120959473 isoform X2 — MVCRDCHLRYMRYGKDELDIPEPLRAYEEPRDYSHIATIGRRRNGGTIDWTCMGALIWDSVVITSAQCTDEGNGIPSVVRLGGTKYVQVINIKEVIRHPDFLPSNGQNDIALLQLDRKIIINETAVPTCLWLFDGVPFQKLDSIGRTAASRRQQTPEFVTEEMTTVNVKSEDCFAPMTRNQGLPESQLCMETLKQNADNCQDIPEGNPLQARLLHNFQTSPFLIGLVTSSFTSGSCNRRRGYTKIGSHRDWLMQVLLERNVSVTPEDFFPVVCANRFRGLRPRADELVLERNGDIPVNSIQVEFVRDRDLQYIVQFRWPSDAKNVPQINCAGTFVDQQTVLTLAECVIATTPEGVQPTDVVQVSRFRNTSYPIKSITVHPHYVKSSQKNNIAVVKLQSRQDVVPACVWTHRILPDSRVDLTGAGMSTLNNFQESIFVEDDLTNAFVQPAMDHYPWANCSTELGQLVGGNRSLDGLTKNEHLCFRSDQWIVPGVCEDVPGAPVLRYINRAGAFFKYVYALTVAGQTCGHGIPTIAVQLAPHAAWLRSVILDKSNSGGQKASESVIVINPDLKRSDECSNGDGTMGICVPYAMCLSTKERLRKGERVTLCTDGTVVCCPWGDIARNSGGDLIRTELDSCENRYHSLRRQRYSGFSQNESLYSNLPHVAEVGWPQNNGGIAFECFGYLITSSIIVTSARCLETYSYKPVVARIGSVQAADSSNYIIQTIRRVRVHDDYDSQTGANNIGLLILAAPIEINEYHFPGCLYRNNTHLPTRQFAISNDRDATFFLKVSPIYQSECQQRLTVPLVSGQMCLLKAQPEGVYNPRNKCLRTGDVMVWEHRTEEEDVMDVVYLVGLFSHGGCNVENVQIGTRISSYYDWIIANGK, encoded by the exons ATGGTATGTCGTG ATTGCCATCTACGTTACATGCGATATGGAAAAGATGAATTAGATATCCCCGAACCGCTTCGGGCCTATGAAGAGCCTCGTGATTACAGCCATATTGCTACCATTGGAAGGAGACGGAACGGAGGCACGATCGATTGGACATGCATGGGTGCACTGATATGGGACAGCGTTGTGATTACTTCAGCTCAATGCACAGACGAagg GAACGGAATACCAAGTGTCGTTCGACTAGGAGGAACCAAATACGTGCAGGTGATAAATATCAAGGAAGTTATACGACATCCTGACTTTTTGCCTAGCAATGGTCAAAATGATATCGCTCTGCTTCAGTTGGACAGGAAAATCAT AATCAACGAAACAGCTGTACCAACATGCCTTTGGCTGTTTGACGGGGTACCTTTTCAGAAGCTTGACTCTATTGGACGTACAGCTG CAAGTAGAAGGCAACAAACACCTGAATTCGTAACCGAGGAGATGACCACAGTGAATGTGAAAAGTGAAGACTGCTTTGCACCAATGACACGCAATCAGGGACTTCCAGAGTCACAGCTTTGCATggaaacattaaaacaaaatgcagACAACTGCCAG GATATACCAGAAGGCAATCCTTTACAAGCCCGGCTGCTGCATAATTTTCAAACCAGCCCCTTTTTGATTGGACTAGTGACTTCCAGCTTTACTTCTGGCTCTTGTAATCGTCGACGAGGATATACGAAGATCGGATCCCATCGTGACTGGCTGATGCAGGTGTTGCTAGAGCGAAATGTATCTGTAACTCCGGAAGATTTCTTTCCGGTAGTTTGCGCCAATCGTTTCCGCGGATTACGGCCACGAGCAGATGAACTGGTGTTGGAACGGAACGGAGATATCCCAGTAAATAGTATACAGGTGGAATTTGTCCGTGACAGAGACTTGCAGTATATAGTGCAGTTTAGATGGCCATCGGATGCTAAAAATGTGCCTCAAATAAATTGTGCCGGTACGTTCGTTGATCAGCAAACGGTTCTAACACTGGCAGAATGTGTCATCGCTACTACACCGGAAGG AGTTCAACCAACAGATGTAGTTCAGGTTTCGCGGTTTAGAAATACGTCATACCCTATTAAATCTATTACTGTGCATCCTCATTATGTTAAAAGCTCTCAGAAAAACAATATTGCAGTGGTCAAATTGCAATCTCGTCAAGATGTAGTTCCAGCATGTGTGTGGACGCACAGGATCCTACCGGACAGTAGAGTTGACTTGACTGGGGCTGGAATGAGCACTTTAAACAACTTTCAAGAATCCATCTTCGTAGAGGACG ACCTCACCAATGCCTTCGTACAACCTGCCATGGATCACTATCCCTGGGCGAACTGCTCAACCGAGTTGGGGCAGCTGGTGGGTGGCAATCGTTCATTGGATGGTTTGACAAAAAACGAACACCTATGTTTCCGCAGCGATCAATGGATAGTACCGGGTGTATGCGAGGATGTTCCTGGAGCACCAGTACTGCGTTACATAAATCGTGCTGGTGCCTTCTTTAAGTACGTATACGCGTTGACCGTTGCAGGACAGACTTGTGGCCATGGAATACCGACAATCGCTGTACAACTAGCCCCGCACGCCGCCTGGTTGCGATCCGTTATTCTCGACAAAAGTAACTCTGGTGGGCAGAAAGCTTCAGAATCAGTGATTGTAATCAATCCGGATCTGAAACGAAGTGATGAATGCAGCAATGGGGATGGTACAATGGGTATTTGCGTACCGTATGCAATGTGCCTTAGCACTAAGGAACGCTTGCGTAAAGGTGAACGAGTGACACTTTGTACGGACGGTACGGTCGTTTGCTGTCCTTGGGGTGATATTGCGAGAAATTCTGGCGGTGATCTAATTCGCACCGAGCTCGACAGCTGTGAAAATCGTTATCATTCGTTACGTCGTCAACGCTATTCGGGATTTAGTCAAAACGAGTCCCTGTACAGCAATCTACCCCATGTAGCCGAAGTCGGTTGGCCTCAGAACAATGGAGGGATAGCGTTTGAGTGTTTTGGATATCTAATCACCTCCAGTATAATAGTGACGAGTGCCCGTTGTTTGGAAACGTACTCCTACAAACCGGTAGTGGCACGAATTGGATCAGTGCAAGCCGCTGACTCATCGAACTACATTATCCAAACTATTCGTCGGGTTCGTGTCCATGACGACTACGACTCGCAAACTGGTGCCAACAACATAGGGCTGCTAATTCTTGCAGCGCCGATAGAAATTAATGAATATCATTTCCCAGGATGTTTATATCGGAATAACACACATCTACCTACGCGACAGTTTGCTATAAGCAATG ATCGAGATGCAACATTTTTCTTGAAAGTATCGCCTATTTATCAGAGCGAGTGTCAGCAGCGTTTGACAGTGCCGCTCGTTTCTGGGCAGATGTGTCTACTGAAAGCTCAACCGGAAGGAGTGTACAATCCAAGAAATAAGTGCCTTAGAACTGGCGATGTGATGGTGTGGGAGCATCGCACTGAGGAAGAGGACGTGATGGACGTCGTGTATTTGGTAGGTCTTTTTAGCCATGGTGGTTGTAATGTGGAAAATGTACAGATTGGAACACGAATTTCATCCTACTATGATTGGATAATAGCGAATGGTAAATAG